The genomic segment CATAGACTGAAACCTTTCACTCACGATTCTAACTTCAGAATATGAGATAATCAGCCTCTGAAATTGAATCTATGGCCTTAAGTATCCCAAGCTTGTGTAGAATTTAAGAAAGCAGGGTAATTACTATGATACACAGAGAATTGGGATTCAGATAGAAAACATAGAAACAGACAACAATGCATGATATGTAATTCTATCACAAGGAAATGCATTGGATTAGTAAATCTATATGATCCCAAGCAACAACTAAGATTTCCGATTAAAACTTTACTTAGAGATAGGAGAAAATCTGAAACTCACATTTCCATTGGGGGAGACTTCCCTTGTGTGCAAGGTCAGTCAGTCCCCATACATTTATGAACGCCATGAAGATCAACCAAGACTTCTGATTTGTAAATTGGGCTTGAGGGGTCTTTGTAGGCTTCACTACTTCAGAAGAAGGAAGGTTGACCCAGCTTCATCAAGTGTATATGTATCGTAGATTAACCGGCCTACACCTTGTGGGTTAGCATCCTGCCTCCAATCCACTCAATGATAATCCACTACACCTAATTCTACACTGGCTATGTTTGTTTCTTCTAACAAACATCTTATCTTTTGCTTTTTGGGACTGCTATGGAAAATTTGGGATGTCTGGCAAGTGTGATGAACCAGTTAGCTGAGGTGAGGGTTAAAATACCTACAAGAGTAGGTCTACTGCCCATCAAGCAGAATCAATCCCCATTGGAAGCATATCATAATGAAGTATACCTTGGTTCCCCCAAATTATTGTTGATTCTGCTAGACAACTGTAATTTAGGGGCACTATATCTTCTGTGATTTTTTCGATGGTTACTGTCTCTAATTCATGTGTGTGAAATAATTCTCCTTGTAGtaccatacagtacatttcaaAACACCAGTATAAAGCACAGTGGTCAAACTGGTGTTTGAAAGGTTGTGTGTGGCCGCTTTGTTAAACATGGCCTCCTATATTTTAGACTGTAGGAAAGAGAAAGAAGACTGCCCCTTCAAtgagtaaatacagtatatctagaATTAAACTTTAGGGATCCATTGGGTTATTTTCTAAAGGAAGTTATTGTGCCTCTAACCTGGATACCTGGGTGGGGTTGTCCTTCCTATTGGCCAAGGATGATTTAATATAGTGACTGGGAGTTCATGGATCTTCCTTGTTGACCTTCATCTGTGGAACAAGATAGATATGTGCTAGAGAGCCTGGGACCAAGACCTAAGTAAGGATGTGCCCAAAAGGTCCTAAGGTTTATGTAATTTGGGGCACaaggaccccatgaatgaggtgagTAAGGCAAGGCTGAGctagaaagagcagttctgagctacAAAATAGGAGTGATAAATTAAGAGATATCTTATTGCCTCTTAGTGTAGGAATTATAGTGGTTAGGAAATATGGTTAGAGAATTTCCAAGTCCAGAAAAGGGTATCACAAAAGTGAAGTGGGAACCTGCCAAATCTGTCTCCAAGAAGATGTCATTAAGTGAATATTGCTGTTACCACTTTACCTCTATAGTTGCATTGCTACTACATGAGTACTGCTTTCTGTAagaaacactcaccctggtggtctggTGGGCCGGCTGCCTCCCATCCTCTTCAGTGCCGGCTTCTTAGTGCGCACGCGTCCCGCATCTTCCTTATTTATAGACGCACTGGCGCTGACGTGATGACATCAGCGTGcagtggcgccaaattcaaatgtatttaaagggacttttatACTGTGTTCATTGCCCGTTATTAGGTTCATCttttgagagttcctgggtgctatcctgAATTAAACTGTGTTCTGATTCCTATTTTgatcctgcctgcctgactattcctgATTTCTGTGAGCCCGACCTGTGCCTGGTAACCAACTATTCTGACATCTGTATTCCAACCCGTGCCTGTCTCAACCATTCTTGATTGACCTCCCGGCTTTGACCCCTGCCAGTTTGATTCCGCTAgttttctgcctgcaccgacccaccTGGTTTTGACAATGCTTTCTGCCTGCTCCTTGAACTATGACCTTTTGCCCAAAAAGACTCGGCTAACGGTCATGCCCCTCTGCTCggccagaacccttagcttggctcctctcttaataagacctggcggcatccaattagccgagggctcttcccgaggtgaaaggcggctgttaaaggcagaaaaaAAGACCAGgtagcctagcattggttctggattctttgtttgctaaataaatatgttGTTATTTGGTCAAGATCCTCTTGTTGGCAGAGTTGGTCTTTGTgatgatcacacagggaacactcagcacagcaacttggaaaaggatttacttgtgaatcactcagggataatacagagcacattaAACAGTATGCAAGATCAAACCCAATATGgtggagagaaaagaaaaacaacagagtgcagaaaaacaacagcaaagaccattgcaatcatacattaacaatattcacagcgccaccttgtgaccattttaCTACTCCAGTGTTTAGgcatgaatgctgttgcatgtaTTCCAACACCTCTAGCATCCAAAATCTTGTCTGTGCATCTGAGAGGTGTAATTAAGCAACTCCGCCCCTTTCTCCACACATCAATATGAGGGTACAACTGAGAGAGAGGGTCCAATGTAAccaaagctgtgtgtttgctatgCCAGTACTAGAGTTCTAAAACTAAAGTTTTATTACCCATATGAACTAATCAGATGATTACTTTCCAAAAGTAGACCATCAAATGCTCCCAACTGGtttgttgctatgggctactagacCTAGGGAAAACTGTGCAACTTCTATAAAGACACCATTGGCTCACCAGTTTTGTCCACATTTCAGGCCAGAGTAGAAGATCCTGGAAGTGGAATTCATATGCAATGAGTAAGTGCTAAGTAAAGCAAAAACATGCATGGTCGAGCTGTAGATCACAATAAACTTTGATTACACCAGTCTGTTCTCTACGGGATATTCTATGCCTACTACAGGCTCAGGGCAGTGAACCAATGTTTTTCCTTTCTATCATTTTTATGGTGATTGGTGTTCAATTGGCGTAAAATTGGCGTTCATTAGCACAATGATCATGGTTAGGCACACtctcaaaaaactaaaatgtgtcCATTCATGTGAGAAAAAGGTTAGGGGGAGTACTGGGAGAGGAGAGAGGGGTAGGTGAGATCGGGGTGAAGACATATTTAAATTACTCATATAATAGAAACTATTTGGTTCCTAGACAGGGATGTATATGGAGGGCCATTCTCACCAGACAGTTTCAAACTGTATTGGGCAGCCTCTGAGTATTTACCCAATATTGGTATAAAGAAACATTATTGTTCACTATTTAACCCTTTGTTCCAATATAAGAGCCTTCCGTTGACTtccaattaatataattaatttcttGGAATTTATAAAAAGAGCTGAGAGAAGGGTTTAATCCTTCCAGGATTGTGATACAATTTCCACCTGGTTGAGAAGTAAAGGCAAGAGTTCCACAGTTACTGGTATGGAGGATATGTTGAACATGCCTCCACAATGGTTCCCAAAAATACTTGTGACTTGGGTCAAGACCAAAACATGTCCATAGCAATGGCTACATTTGGGGCATAGCTCTTGCATAGTGGAAGTGACATTGTGTGATGAGTGGTCAGGTAAGTCCTACGGTATTGAAATTGCCCAATTTTGTCCAGTACACTTATTGTGAGTCATATATCAACTCCAGAACTTCCTCTCACATATCTGCTGTCAAAGAAGGGATATTTGTTGCCCACTTTACATATAGTTTAGGTAGTATTGGTTTAGGGTGTGTTTTGAGGATTCTGTAGAACTTTGAAGAGTTTTCAATAACCATGGGGAATGTGCATAATTTTCCAAACAACTGGGGGTAAGGTAGTTTGCTAAGTTAGCCTTGAGGTCAGTAAAGGGTAGTATTTGTCCTTTATTAATCACATTGTATATAAATTTTATCTTACACTGCAACCAAACTTTAGGATCTGGAATATTCCAGGTGGGACAATGTAGGATTGTACCATAAAGGTGTAAAGTGTGGGCAATAGATTCTGATCTCTGAGTAGGGCTGTCGTATGGATAGTAACAAGCCTcatatagaagttttttttaaagcttcaaATAGGCTTATGAGGTGAGATTGTTCAGATTGTTCAGTAAATTTGGAATATTGTAGGCTGATTACCGTATATGTGTATGCTAATGCATGTATCAATAGAAGGGACAGATGTTTGTTCTCTATAATGAATGATATGTTTCATGAAGACACCAATGACAGTCCCCCAAGTGGACTAAAGTTCAGTCATTGACTTTATTGTTCAAAACTTTTCAAACAAACATTTATTGGACAATTCGACACCTTTGATTCCTCAACAACATTTTTAGGATTGGGTTGAATTATTTGTTAATGGTGATACCAAGCTTGCTGATGTCTATATCCTGTAGTTAGACAATGATATAGTAAATTATTGGTCGTTTGTTTGTATTAATACCATCTGCCCTTGGTACTCATCGTGGGCACATAGCATGGCGGCCTCCATCTACAGGCAAGGTGACTCCTGTAATGAAGGAAGCAGCATCAGAGGCCAGAAAGGCGATTGTCTGGGCAACCTCATCCACGGTGCCAGGACGTCCCAAGGCATGTGTGTGTTGAGTGCGCTGTAGGAACTAAAGATAAgaatatattagaaaataaaaatggcaccAGGAGAGGCTATGCATGGCAAAGGTACTATAACAATAAGGTCCTAGGATCAAAAAGGACACACGACTTGTCTTTATATTATTGTTCTTGTTGTGTGCTGCATCTTTCTCTATTTGTCCTTTACCTCTCCCTGTAGTCCAGGAAGCTACTGTGACCCCTAACCCCCTCTCCCCTCTTCAACAGTTCCCAGTTTACAGTTAGCAGCCATCTTAGGTGATCTCTAACTGGCTTCCAACCCTGGTGATAAAAATATTCTCTGACCTACTGGTCTGATCAATGTATGGGAGATTTTCTTCTGGAATAAACTTCAACAAATCTGAATACTCGTGTCAGTCTGGTTGAGTTCAACTGTCTGTGGAGATCTGCTCATAACAGTGAGTTGTGTCCTGTAAAGGTTTTGGCCCAGATCTAAGGGAACTATCACTAAGGACAGTGGATTGAAACAGAACAGCTCCACACTGAGATGCTGAGCCAGCAGGCATTATCTTAACTGTACCCATATTGTGCCCTCCTTGTGGTTCAGGAATGGCCATGTGGTTATATCTTTGGTAATGTTCATAGTTACTGTTTATTCTCCTATTTCTTCTGTATTGACAGgcatttctaaagtttttttttcttcaaaaacccAACCAAGTTTGCTTCTCTCCAACCAGCTCCATCTCAGCCACAGATGAGGTTCTACTTTCTCTCTCTCGTACCATCAGCTGTTGTCCACCAAGCACTGCCATCAACATTTTAAAGGGAAGAGACAAAACAGGAATCTGTAGGGCATTACCTCTGAATATTGCTCTTCATTCAGTCCAGCTCGTCTGTGTACATCAGTAATGATCACTCCAGGGCTGcaagacaaaataataaaagaaataataatataaagaaacTTAAAAATAGATACAGAATGAGAAACTAAGACAAACGCAAGAAGGTTCATCTATGACCCTTGTACCTATGCAGTTTTGGACACTCCCCATTCAATTCTACAGGTAAACAAGGAAACAAGTAGACATATAGAAATAAGTGGCCTTTCCCCCTGAAATGAGCTATTACCCATAATGCAACACACCTCACAGGTTTTCTTTTTATAGCTTCTCTATCAACCTAGAAAATATTTCATCCACTGTAGTTAGATGTGAAATGTCCTACCAAGGTTTGGGGTATGGAATTATCTTACATATGCCTTTCTAGCTACAAGAGGGTACACAGGTTTGCTAATGATGTTTAGAATTCTGATATTTGGGGCTTATCGGCAGCTTGGTGGTAAGAAATGTTCCCTCCATCTCATGGAAGGTAATTGGCAGCTCCTGTGCCTGGGATCAGTGGGTATAAACCGGGCAGATAGCATCTTCTGGATCAACACCAATAAATGTTTCCATGGGAAGACACCTTTATGGTGCTTATCACCTTGAAGTCTGAGTTTCTCAATtaattaaaggagatggaaaggctttacttacttgggggtgtcaaaagttaggtaccccaagtgattgtactgtatatacttacctgaaaccccggtgctcctatcagcagagcAGCACAAAGCAATCATCTTCTTTCTTTGTGTGGGTGCGCATACACCGTAGCGCATGCGTCTTCCCTGGGAATTtagaagaatgaagaagaaggaatccaatcgctccgtggtgctccctGGAAGAACCTCCAGacaagtgcagttttctcctgttAGGAGCAACGGCCCGGGGggaaatataatcacttggggtgcttagcttttggcacccccaagtacataggcctttccttctcctttaatattattatcatccattatttattatagtgccaacatattcaacAATGTTTTAAACATCAGTCCCTGCAGTGGTGATATCAATGTCAAAGTAAAACCATATGGGTCATTGACGCATCTACCAATAATCTAATATTCCCGATGGCAGCTATATGAAGTTACACAGTGAAGGATTAACCTGTCTGCTCTGTGTTTGATGGTTAAACAGTCACTTATTTACACTGGCTGAGTACAAACAACGCTGGGGATTTTGTCTAAGGAAAATCCAATTTCTCACAAGAGTGCAAAGAGAAAAAACACTCACCAAACGGCATTGACCCGGACTTGCTTAGGGGCCAgttctaaataataaaatagtagtgaGGTTAAGGAAAAGAGCGTGTGGTTCATAATTAGTACACCAGATATCAGAGAAGACTACCACTAGGTTATGTATATTGTAGGGCCCAAGCAAATGCTGGATTTGCTGCCTCTATTGTTATAGCACTGTAACAAGATGACAGTAAATAGGACAGTGTCTATATCAACTAGATCAAATTATTGTCAGGTTTGTTTTGATAGCACTGAGTTTCTCATCTAGAAACTCATCTAGAGATGAATGACCTGTTTGTACCTTACAATTTTTTTGACTATGAAACTAGAATATTGCAATTTAAAGGTAAAGCCAAATATTAGGCCTCATCAGTATCATATAAACTCAGTGCCCTTCTTTTCCAACAGATTCCTCTATTTTTCCCTTGGCACTGAAGACACCAATCTAGTGCCACCAATCCATACAAACTATGATAAAGGACCTGAGGTCTGAAACACGTCAAGTGATGTGGTTCTTGTCTTCTGTCTCTTGTTTTTAATAGCTTGAAATAAATGATAGCgttttaacataatttttttagagACGGTGCAGAACATGTTTTACAACATGTCAACTGCCCTGTTTTATTATCTACTACTGTACAGTATTCCTACATTGTTTTGTTGACCTACAATTCTTCGCACCACTCAACAGTGCCTCTCTTTTGGAATAGATTAGGACATTCAATAAGTCCTATCCAAGGAGTCTGAAGGCTGACAAGATAGACTGTCTCAAAAATTCAAAAGTGCAGATTTTAATATATCCATTTACCACAGACATAAGTCACACTACACTATGCTCTTGGTGGTGCCTAAAGACCTTTGGGAGCACCTTTCCACTGGCTTGGAAGATTCTCAGTACTTTAGTTTTGGTGGAATCTAGTCAACTTATTATGTACATGTGACCACTGACACTTTGTATCCTGCAGTATAGTACATACCCAAAGCTGCACACCTTGTCAGTTGATCGACTGCTGATTTTGACATGCAGTATGCCAGAACACCAGGGAACTAAAGTATAATAAAAGAAGTCATGGTAAGTCTTGCGTTTGTCATTAGTATAGAGCATAGGCATGTGATGTTGGAATGAACTGGATAATTCCAGTTGTTAATCCACCTGTTTTTGTGTGTAAGAATAATGCCACATGTCAAGATTTCACCAATTTAGCCACCATTTTATCAAAGACCACTGCCACCCCCTCTGAGAAGCACCTGAAAATATTCATAGTTCACTTGGGTCTACTGAACAGACTCAGACAATGTTACTGCTACTAATAGAAAGAACTGGAACGAGCCATACTAACCGACCTCTGGCCATTCACACTAGATACATTGATGATGTTTCCCTTGGTCTTGATGAGATGCGGCACAGCCAAATGTGTGAGATAAAAGATGGCTCTGAAACAAAATGAGACCACACTTAATAGTAGAGGAAGACTACACGCCTGGCTACAATACATTGGCCCTAAACATGGCCTTAGCATATAGCTTTGTGATTACATATTTGATATATACACATTGAGGCTCATCTATTGACTCAGATGGTCTAACCTGACATTGACATTCATCACTCGATCAAAGTCCTGCAGAGAGGTGTTTTCCACAGTTCCCATGGCCAAGATACCACCACTGTTCACTAACACGTCGAGCTGACCAAAATGTGCCACTGTCTCCTCAATTATTTTTCGGACACATTCTTCATCTGTCAGGTCTCCAGGTACCAACAGAGGCTACAGCATATTGGAGAAACCAGACAATAGCAATTTAGAAATGTTATAGCCGGAAAGCTTAGTCATCATCTATACCAGTAATGCTAGAATTTCTTGTAGCCTTCTTCTGCGGTTACTCCATATATGTATTTCTGCCCCATTAGAAGATCTACAACTTTTGGTGAGGACTTTGATGCTATTCAGACCCCTTTTAAGGAAACAAATGTGTATGTTTGCAGCAAACTATAGATAAATGttacaagaaaatactttttgttCCTTAATCAGGGAGACATTTTACAAACTGAGGCTGCAAGTTGGAAATACTgggtctatctatctgtctgtatgtctgtctgtctgtctgtctgtctgtctatctatctatctatctatctatctatctatctatccatccaatATCTCACCTAATGGGTTTTTAAGCACAGCCAGGGCTGTATGCTGGTAAAATTCCCAACAGATTAGGATTTGGCTTTACAGGAGCTCATTTGTCAAGTGAAGGGTTTCTTATTAGCATATGTAGAACTAGGAAAGTGGATCTACAAGAAAAGCATTaattttctcaataaaaaaagcttttccTGTATATACTaaggatgcattgaatccaggatttggttcgggaatCAGCCAAGATTCTGAGTTTTTCTCCAGGATtccatttggccgaatccttgtgcctggctgaaccaaatccaaacccctaatttgcatatgtaaattaggaacaGGAAGGGAAATAATGtgacataaaacaaggaagtaaaaaaaaaatgtttccactttttccttttcctggccctaattttcatatgcaaattgcaaattgcaaattcgtttcggtattcagccgaatctttcatgaaggattcaaggatttggccgaatcccaaatagtgggttTTATATACAGAGACATATATGTAAATTTCCAGGTGTCACTGGCACAACACTAGGAGTAACACTAGGCTTGGGAGGCTTATAAGAACCTTTATGCAGAAAGATGTTGGTGCCTCAACTCTGCTAGAAATACTGAAATGTTCCTATGGATTTCCATAGAAACGAGAAAGGCGAGggaattttttagtagcttagtGTACGCATGACCTTAATGCCCTATATACAGATAATGGGTGCGTGCAGAGGACCTCATCTCTTGTACAAAACTACACAATACTTTTAGTTAGCATTGGAAAGGATGTTGGTAGGATGACAACGTATGCGCTATTTTTAAGAGTCGCAAAAGAGATAAAACCAAGGCCAAgttcatttatgtgaaagtgtAAATTCCTTCTTCCTGTTTCCTTAACACTGAGCACATAATCATGAAAGTGATTGTACTTTGTACTTCTTTCTTATTATATTGACCCATGTTTGTTCTATTAGTGTGTTGTTCTGCTGTATAGttctgctatataaataagcatatacatacacataatgATTTCTTTATATACATGGTGCCAGTACTCCCATCTTGAGTGGGCCAGCTGTATGGCCAACACACTTTAGTTCACTGTACATAAATAAGGTGTATAATAGAAAGCAATGTCCTCCAATCAGAATCTGCTAGAAACTG from the Xenopus laevis strain J_2021 chromosome 9_10L, Xenopus_laevis_v10.1, whole genome shotgun sequence genome contains:
- the MGC79752.L gene encoding MGC79752 protein L homeolog (The RefSeq protein has 1 substitution compared to this genomic sequence), encoding MAASGEQQRADQIINLKDKVCLVTGASSGIGAGTALLFARLGARLALNGRNEEKLQETALACEQYSGVKPLLVPGDLTDEECVRKIIEETVAHFGQLDVLVNSGGILAMGTVENTSLQDFDRVMNVNVRAIFYLTHLAVPHLIKTKGNIINVSSVNGQRSFPGVLAYCMSKSAVDQLTRCAALELAPKQVRVNAVCPGVIITDVHRRAGLNEEQYSEFLQRTQHTHALGRPGTVDEVAQTIAFLASDAASFITGVTLPVDGGRHAMCPR